The genomic interval TCCAGATACGGGAGGTAGGCGTTCTCCAGGTCGCGCGGCCGCCAGCCGACGAGCGGCGTGTCCACGGTGACGACGACGGCCTCGTAGCCCGCGTCCTCCGCGCGGTCGAGGAACGACGCGGCGAGGTCGCGGTCCGGCGACCAGTAGAACTGGAACCACCGCGGCGTGTCGCCCAGTTCGTCGGCAACCTCCTCCATCGCGTACGAGGAGACGGTCGAGAGACACATCGGCACGTCCTGCGCCGCGGCGGCGCGCGCGCTCGCCAGTTCGCCGTCCTCGTGCACGATGGACTGACAGCCGATGGGCGCGAGCATCACGGGGACGTCGAACTCGGTGCCGAAGGCCTCGACCGAGAGGTCGCGGCTCTCGACGCCCTTCAGCATCTCCGGCTCGATGCGCCAGCGGTCGAACGCGGCCTCGTTGTTCGCGGCCGTCCGCTCGCCGCCCGCCGAGCCCTTCACGTAGCCGAGCGCCTTCTCGTCCATGGCGTCGAGCGCGGCGCGTTCGAGTTCCTCGAACCCCACCGGCACGTCGGGGGTGACCTCGGCGAGTCCGTTGACGTATATCTCGGTGACGCGGCTCCGGCCGCGCGTTTCCTCGTCGCTCATACCCGCGCCTGCGACCCCCGGAGCAAAGAGCTACCGGCGCGCCAGCGTCTCGCCGGCCCGCACCTCGTCGCCCGTCGCGACGGCGAGGTCCGCCCGCGTCACGTCCGCGGGCATCACCACGTCGGCGCGCGACCCGAAGGAGATGTGGCCGACGCGCTCGCCGCGCGCGAGGTCGTCGCCCGCCTCGGCGTACGGGTGGATGCGCCGCGCGAACCAGCCGGCGATGAGGACCGCGGTCCACTCGCCCGCCGGCCCGTCGCCGTGGATGCGGAGCCGCTCGTTCCGCTCGGAGTCCTTCGAGAACGCCGGGCGGTACGCGCCGGGGACGTGTTCGACGCCGGTCACGCGGCCGGGCAGCGGCGCGCGGTTGACGTGGACCGACAGCGGCGACATGTATACCCCGACGCGGACCCGGCCGTCCTCCTCGCGGACGACGGAGACGGTGCCGTCCGCGGGAGAGACGACGCCCGCGCCCGCCGGCCGCGGCGGGTCGCGGTGGAAGGCGACGACGGCGACGGCGAGCGCGGCGAGCGCGACCCCGGCGGGGGCGAAGAGGAAGACCGCCGGGAGCGCCGCGAGCGCGGGCACCGCGGCCAGCCGCCACGCGCCCGGAGCGATATCCATGCTCTCGGAGGGGGACGCCGGAGCCAAACGACTGTCGGTCGCCGCCGAGTCGGCCGGTTCGGCTGACAGGTCCTACTCCTCGGCGCCGGTCTCCTCGGCGACGACGACGCGCGTCTCGACGGCGGCGACGCCCTCGGGGAGCGCGGCCAGCAGGTCCGCGACGGCCGTCTCGTCGGCCCGCGCGTGGAGGTTTCCGAACGCCGTCTCCCCCTCGACGGTCGCGTGGGGCGCGACGGCCTCGCGCAGGGCATCGATGGGGGTGCCGTCGTCCGGGCGGACGACGAGCGCCGCCTCGGCTCCGTCG from Halosegnis marinus carries:
- a CDS encoding alpha-hydroxy-acid oxidizing protein is translated as MSDEETRGRSRVTEIYVNGLAEVTPDVPVGFEELERAALDAMDEKALGYVKGSAGGERTAANNEAAFDRWRIEPEMLKGVESRDLSVEAFGTEFDVPVMLAPIGCQSIVHEDGELASARAAAAQDVPMCLSTVSSYAMEEVADELGDTPRWFQFYWSPDRDLAASFLDRAEDAGYEAVVVTVDTPLVGWRPRDLENAYLPYLEGVGIANYTSDDAFVDRLDHAPEENTLATAQAFLDTFGDASLTWDDLDWLHDNTDLPVVVKGILSAADARRALEHGADGVVVSNHGGRQVDGSVAALEALPRVVDEVGDEAFVGFDSGVRRGADALKALALGADLVLLGRPYVYGLALEGAAGVEAVLANFLADFDLSLGLAGHDSVAGLDRDALTHESELP
- a CDS encoding protein sorting system archaetidylserine decarboxylase — encoded protein: MDIAPGAWRLAAVPALAALPAVFLFAPAGVALAALAVAVVAFHRDPPRPAGAGVVSPADGTVSVVREEDGRVRVGVYMSPLSVHVNRAPLPGRVTGVEHVPGAYRPAFSKDSERNERLRIHGDGPAGEWTAVLIAGWFARRIHPYAEAGDDLARGERVGHISFGSRADVVMPADVTRADLAVATGDEVRAGETLARR